Below is a window of Equus quagga isolate Etosha38 chromosome 4, UCLA_HA_Equagga_1.0, whole genome shotgun sequence DNA.
ttcaaactgacgaaacactgggccgcctgcagtggagcgcgcgaacttaaccactcggccacggggccggcccctgtgaatTTATTTATTGTGGCCACTTTGAGGTCTTTTTCTGATAAATCTGACCTCTTGCCACTCTCACAAGCAGTTTGTTGCTtgcttttgttcccccatatatGGGTCattcattcttgtttctttgcataccTCATGATTTTTTGTTGGATACTGGACAAGTTAGATAAACTTAGATAACATATTGAAGCACCTCTGGATACTGGTCTCCCACTCCCCCGGggcttgttgttgttatttgcttgtttgtatgTTGAGTGACTGGCTGGATTATTTGAGTGGCATGTAATCACCTCCCCCCATAGCACCACTATGAGGGGTTCAGCCTCTGGTGTTACGGCTCAGGGGCACACAGCTTTGGGTACGCCCATGGTCTTCCTGGGATGACAGTGGCAGTGGCCGGGGCCCTCTCCCACTGTCCCTGACCACACTTGGCTGATAAACACCACTAATTGCTTGCTCTTTGCTCTACTATAGCACAGTTCTGGAATTTTCCCTGGAATATAAGTTAAATTCCTCCACAAACTAGTCAAATTGTAGCTCCTTGCCAGAATAGTTTCTGAAGTCAGTATTTGATATTTGTTCTTTCCCCATGAGGGCTTCTCCCAGCTATCTTAGTTTTTGCTCCCTCCTGTAAGCTGACCAGCCCACAGTCTAGGCTGTATCTTCGCTAGATCTACAGATTTCCTCCCGGTTGCCTTTCACTACAACCTCCACTATTTGGGAGCACCTGTGTGTTTGAACTTCACATAGAAGCTACCTATTGTATGGCCTCTTTCTCCACCCACCCCATGCCTGGCAGAATCTGAGCCTAGGATTCTAGAGGTAGGGTTGGGGACAGTGGCACTCTCTCTGAGTAATACCCTGCTCTGGGAGGTGAGTGCTCAGTGGAGGCGAAGAGGAGTGAGCAGCCTGGGGTCCGCTTGGCTTGTCTCTCGTAGCGTGAAACCACAATTCACAAGCTGGGAGAAGGGCTCCCTGGGCCTGCAGTATTCCCAGCATGCCTTGCCTAGGGTACAGTCTCCGTTCCATGAGCGGGGGTTGAACAGAAAAAGGGAGCCCCCACATCTCAACTGTACTTACCTGGGACTTAGCCTCAGCAATAGGTAGTGGGAAGCAGGGTGAGAAATGCTGCTGTCCTGCTCCTCCTGGGAAGAAAGTCCTCCCGCTGGGTGCTATCCGTGATTACACGGATAGAGCGTGCTAGGAGTTAATGGTGGGGAGGGCTGGTGTGACCAGAGAGGTGTAGAAACAGAAGAGGGATGTTTGTAGTGATGGAATAGTTCTGAATCTCAGTTGTGGTGGGGGTCACGTGACTCTACACGTGTGACACAGTGACAAGAGAACTGCACTCACACTTTGCATCAATGGTGCTTTCCTGGGTTTGATGCTGTAGTGTGGTTGTATAAGATGTAACCGCTGGGGGAAAGCAGGTGAAGGGAAACGCTTAACTTCTCTTCACTATCTTTTCTTTAATATGCCTTTATTGAAATTAATTCATGTAGCATACAATTCGCctattaaaatgtacaatttagtgATTTTTAGTAGATTCACggagttgtgcatccatcactacagttaattttaaaacattttcattgctCCAATAAGAAACTCCACACCTGTTAGCCATCATCCCCAATCCTGCTATGTTCACTCCTCCATATGCCCCCAACCCTGGGCAACCTCTcgtctactttccatctctatacATTTCCCACTGCTGGACATTTTGTATGAATGGAATTGTATCATACGCAGTGttctatgactggcttatttcacttagcataatgtttcaagATTCACCcgtgttgtagtatgtatcagtatttcattcctttttcttgccaaataatattctattttatgaatatgctacattttacttatccattcatcacttgatgggcatttgagtttcCACTTTGGGATTATCGTGAATAATGGTactgtgaacatttgtgcacaCGTTTTTGTGTAGATactgttttcgtttctcttggatatatacccaggaatGATTTCTGGGTTGTTTGGTAACTCTGTATTTAgtatttgaggaactgccagactgttttccaaagtgaatactttttactttcccaccagcaatgcctGATTTCTttacaccctcaccaacacttgctgtctgtctttttgattatagcgtcctagtgggtgtgaagtggtacctcgtgattttgatttgcatttcgctaatgcctaatgatgttgaacatcttcacGTGTTTAATGGccttttgtctatcttttttggagaaatgtctatttggatccttttccctttttagttgattttatttttattaagttgtaagaaTCCTTCGTATGTTCtagatacaagttccttatcaaGTATGtgtctgtactatctttgcaacttgtgttgtttgttttgcaAGGTGTTACCGTTGGGGAAAATTGAATAAAGAGTACAGGGAATCTCGCTGTGTTATTTCCTACAACTGCATGCATCtttacaattatctcaaaaattttttaaacttaaccATATTCATGCTAATATTTGCCTATTGGAtagagttttgggtttttttcaattGGTCAACTTTACTTCTTAGAGCAATTTTGGGTTCACAATAAAATTgaacagaaggtacagagatttcccatatacgcCCAtacccacacatgcatagcctccccaaCTATCAGCATCCCCCGCCACAGTGATGCATTTGTGTAGACTGACACATCGTTATGACCCAAGTCTCATGATTCACATTAGGGTTcagtcttggtgttgtacattctatgggttttgatgaATACATAGATAGAGTGTTttcaagattaatttttaaaataaaaacttttaatgttttaaaataattttaaagattttatttttcctttttctccccaaagccccccagtacatagttgtatattcttcgttgtgggtccttctagttgtggcatgtgggacgctgcctcagcgtggcttgatgagcagtgccctgtccgcgcccaggattcgaaccaacgaaacactgggctgcctccagtggagcgcacgaacttaaccactcagccacagggccagccctaaaataattttaaatatttatataatgtgtAAATACATTTTAAGTCCTAGTAACAGTAATTAAAACTTCACAGATAAAGCTCTACTCACCTTTGACAAGTACCCCTCAATCCTAGTTTGTCTCTCCCCTTTCCAGATGATACGTTTCATGTTTATTTCACTACAATTCTAGTTACTGGACTTTTCTACCCAAATTTAAATGTTATTCAAATTTGATCCCTGTGATTTCTCTAATATCTAGATAACACCAAAGAGCTTCTAAGACGTCATGCTCAACCCTCTGCATGCTTGCAAGCATTATACATGAGCAAGGCTCCAACCCACTCAAGACGATTTCCCCTCTTTTAAGAGATGATGATATtaactttctctcttttgaattctctaGATCATCAGTTTGTCTTTAAAGCATTCTTCTGGGGTGGACAAAAAGAGCTTTTATTCATATTGTGACCTCAATTCCTAATGACTTAAATGCAGAAGATTTATTTGAAGATGTTTTAAGAAATTCTTGATCAAATAGTAGCACTTAGGCTGCTTGAACACAAATgattttagttttgtaaaaatagaaaaatgtgtcttttttttttatggctccAGAGGAGAAGAAAGCTATGCTACAGGAAATAGCTAATCAGAAAGGAGTATCCTGTCGTGCCCAAGGCTGGAAAGTCCATCTCTGTGCTGCCCAGTTACTCCAGCTGGTAGGTGGAGTGCGAGTGGTTGTTACGTCCTGCTAAAGAGAGGAACAGGTGCTGGAGACATCTGAGTTCATCAAGTGTTTTCTTTTGAGTAATCCTGAAACATTCCCAGTTAACATGGGTCATGGcacaatttttgtgtgtgctgtGTAATGTTCCAATTGTCATATCTATTCCATAGCTATAATCTGAACATATCTTAATTCCGGTACCCAGAACCAAAATGTATTGAACAACTGTGATGTCAGACCTAGAGTTAGGTTCAGTATTATGTGTTGCTGTGACATCTGAAGCAGGGGGAACCTCAAATGGCCTAACTGTAAgcccctgctcccctctctgctccttgTGACAGACCAGGCCCAGTTCCCACGTCTCCCTGAGCAGTGGGTTTCAGTTCTCTCCCAGTGTGCCTTAGTACCCAAACAAGCCAATCACGTCCTCCCGTGGGAATCAGGGGCACCTCTCCCTCATGGtactacaaagcctgcctcctgcagcccctgctTGTTCACTCTTTTCCTGAGTGCAACGCCCGTGTGGCCCTGCATGCTGTGCGATGTCCTCTCCCGCTGGGCTGTGAGTATACTGACTAGCAAACTGCTGTTGATCTTGTCTGTCCAGTGTTGGTGGGTGTTGTGAGTTCAGCTATTTTCATAACCCTAGGGCAGGAATCCTTCCTTCACCAATGAGGTGACAGCGAGGCCATCAAAACAACAGCTTCATGAGGTTTTCCCATCTTTGGCGTAGCACCGATCTGAAGAACACTGTCTATTATGAGTATCTAAAAAAAATGTATGCCTTGGCTAGTTTTTGTACTTAGCAGAAAAGCATATTTCTGTGAAACTTGCAGGCTCGTTTTTCAGAGGAATTGTGAATTcaaggcaaaatatttaaaagttctcTTGAGGCTAGACTCTGAGTTACGGCAAGTCATAATGTGAGTTGTTGAACAGTTCTCCTTACTGCACCTTAGTGCCTTAGTCAGTGGGAGAAGTGATTGTGTCACCCAAACGGCTTTTATACCAGTTTACAAACGTGCTTCAAGGTGGGTTCATTTGCCTGAAGTGGACCAAGAAAAGTATCTCTGAAGTCACAATGCCATCCCTCTTGTGTGTTACAGACGAATCTGGAGCATGATGTTTATGAAAGGCTGACCACCTTACAGGAAGGGATTATCCCGAAGAAAAAAGCTGCAACGGATGATGATCTTCACCGAATAAACGAGCTAATACAGGTTTGAACGATGAGCCGCCTCTGAGGGGGTTTACTGTGCGGTCTCCCGCCCTTCCCTCGTCCACTGATGTCTTTAGTAGAAACCTGTCCTTTACTTCAGCTTGCTTTACCCAGAAACACTAACACACCTTTTCTATATGAAAGCCTCAAAATGGCCTCAGCCCAAAGTGAGAAGTTCTTTGAAAGCCAGTTGTCTTTAGGATCGCTGATGGGTGCTGTCCTGTCTTTTGTTTCAGGGAAATATGCAGAGGTGTAAACTTGTGATGGATCAGATCAGTGAGGCCAGAGACTCCATGCTTAAGGTTTTAGATCACAAAGACCGCGTCCTGAAGCTTCTCAACAAGAACGGGACTGTCAAGAAGGTGTCCAAATTGAAGcgaaaagaaaaagtttagacCCAGAAGAATCAGGACTTTGGAAACAGAATTTATGAAGAatgatggtgggggtggggggagggtttTGGTTATTTTCAAAGTTGAACATTGAGATAAAGGAAGCGTTCCTTCATTCACACGTGAAAGCAGAGGGACCCGTGGCATCCAGTGGCACAAAAGGATCAGAGCTGATGTGTTGCAGTGGCCCCTTTCTTTCTTTAGGCGTACCCCTCGTAAACTTCCTGTGTCATAAATGACTCCTGATGCATCAGTGTCCACCAGCTGGAATCAGTGACACAAACGAATGGCTGGCATTTTCCACCCTTCCGATTTATAAACTGTATTTATCTGATGGATTCCTGCAGGACCCATGCTGAGCCTGGACTGAAAGTTTCCACTCGGACCATCTCTTATCTCTCTACACTGAAAATCAAACTTCTTTCCCTCGCCCCAGTCAGTTCTTATTCTGTCTGACCTTCCAGTGCCCAGGCTGGCCTTTTACAGCAGTGCCATGGCACCGAGAGACCTGCCACATCTCACACTTAAAGGGTTTGAACTATCaattcttgtccttttttttaaagaagcatttCAAAGTGACATTGTTGTATTGTCTGTCCTGCGTGTGTCAGAGTTGGGTTTCTGTGGAGGTTCAGAGCAAGCAACACGCTAAGTTGCTCCAAGATCCTTGTTCTGAAGTACATTCTTGGTTACCTGTACTTCTGTAGCTGGTGTGATGCTGTTAATTACATGTACCGCACATCTCCAAACGTTAATAAAGGACTCAAAGAGGTTTTGTACATGAGCAGTTTGCCTCTTTCTATAAAGTTAATCAGTGCTGTACTGCCCATCGCTTGAGTGCTTCCCCTGCTGCCGTCTCCCACACTTTGTTGAGTCTGCCGTGTTAAAGTTTCGTTACTCCTTGCGAAGAGTTCCACTTGTCCAGGTGCTTGGAATATGTCACAACGGTCAAGTCTGTTGGTTCTTGGTTatcttaaatataaaagtatactGTATCCCGTTGCAGATGTCAATTGGTCAAATTGTAGGACAAGACTGTAGTCATAGGGGTGGAGCTTCCTGGAGCGCGGGCTTGCTTCACGAGGCTGCTCGTGCTTTCTGTGGTCCAGCCGGAGGGCGAGGTGGCCCAGCCTTGCGTCCTGCGGGCACAAGCAGCCATCTCTCTCCCTTCTAACTGGATAGTCTCCTCGTAGCTAGACATGTTTCCAGTTGCCAGCTCTTGTCTTTGCCTTGACCTGAACAGATCTGGGACAAGGAGTCTATGCCAGTTCGGACCTGGTCTTCAGGACCTGCGCTCTGGCTCTCCCTGGACTGGCTCGCCTGAGACAACCTTTCTTGAGCCAGAATGGAGCTCTCATCTAGTATAGGACTGTGGAAGAAAGAAGCCCAGCAGGCTTTTGGCCTTCCTCCAGTTAAGCCTGCATAGCCTGGGCTTAAGAAGTCCTTGGAGCAATCAAGACTGTTTCGCTAGTGCTTCCCTGGGATGGGGAgccaactttaaaaaatgttgctgATTGTTTACCAGGCGCCAGTGTAGTGTGACTGTGCCAGAACAAtgtttctttgcctcagtttctcatctgtgcaTGTTGCCCCAGTGATCTCATGTGGTGTGCTGGCTAGTGAAGGACAAGATTCAGGTATTTGGGACTGCATTACAGACCTGTTCTCTCTAAAGGTAGCATCACCTCCATTTAAACAAAACTTAGATAACCCTGGTCAAAGGAAGCTTGTCAGTGCAAGCGTTGGTGTCAGTGCAGGTTAGAACAATAGTGTTTTCAGTTTTCCCTCACTTTCTGAGGACAGTCCAGTCAGGGGGCATGAAGATTGTCCATGTACataatgtcatttaaaaacagctttattgatgggccagcccagttgtgtagaggttaagttcatgcgctgcgcttcggcggccctggggtatgtgggttcagatcctgggcgaagACCTacgcatcgcttgtcaagccatgctgcggcagcatcccgcatacaaaatagagcaagatgggcacagatggtagctcagcaacagtcttcctcaagcaaaaagaggaagattggaaacatgttacctcagggccaatcttcctcaccaaacaaaacaaaacaaaataacagctttattgaggacTAATTGACATAAAGTGaacattttaatgtatataatttgaCAAGATTTGACCTATGCATACATCTGTGAAACCACCGCCACAATCAAGGTGGTGAATGTACCTACCAGACGCAAAAGTCTCCTTGGGCCTCTCTGATTCCTCACCTCACCCCAcctgcctccccatccccaggcaaaggttcatctgctttctgtccccctagattagtttgcattttctggaattttatgtgAATGAATCATAGAGTCTGTTCTCTTTTGAGGGAAAGAGTCTGGCtgcttttactcagcataatggaAACATGCTGAGACTGATTCATGTGGCTTGTTTCCATAGCTTATTGCTGTTGATTCTTGAGTTGCAAGTGGTCCATTGTGCGGACAGCCCCCAAGCTGTTTCTCCCTTCACCCATGCAAAGACATCTGAGTTGTTAGCAGGTTTGGGTTACCACAGATACACCTGTTTTGTGCACTTCTGTTCTTTGCATAGACATATAATTGTGCACAGCTTTTCGATTGGTGATTTTCTGTTAGTTGTGCTTTCCAGGGGTTTATGACCAGGAGACAGTGCTGAGAAGTCCAGAGACCAAGTGGCTCTTGGTCCAGAAAACTATCATTCACATACTTAAAGATTAGAAagaattggaaatatatttgAGGTTAAGACTTGGATTTGGCTTCTGTTCTTTACAGTAGTTCAAAGAAACGTGAATgtggaaaaaaagttttaaccCATCTACTTGATCTAGAAAATCTttcatattgttttttaaaaactggatgtTTCAAAAGATCATTAAATAGAAAATGCCttatagtattttcattttcagtgatttttatcATGATAAGAATTACAGAATCACAAAATTTTAGAGTTTAAAAGTTTAGAGGTTATTTAGTCCAACCCAACTTGTGATGAAATGGATACCTTTGAAaggatgtattttttctttttgattgtaaaatacagcacagatacagaaaacTACATGAAACAAATGGCTAGTTTCATAAATTCATAAGAGAAGAACAACTTTGAAATTATCCCCCGGAGTAAGAAACAGAACTTTGCCAGTCACCTCAGAAACCCCATAACTGTTCCACCCCAGTCATGGCCTCTACCTCCCCCCAAAATAACCActatcttgacttttttttttttcaaataaccaaTTTTCTTGTGATGTAATTACATAGACTAAAATACCAAATCTTAAATTTGCAGTTTTATGTGTTTTGACAAACAGAGTCCCCCGTGGCTAACCTCGGCACGAAGCTGCGTGCATCGCCGTGACCCCAGGAAGAGCACTCCTGTGTGGTCCACGTGCCCTGCCCACCCCGACAGAGGCTCCCGTCTGCTGCCTGTCTTCACAGatgagttttgtctgtttttgaacttcatgcAAATGGGATCATATAGTACATAGTTATTTGTATCTGGCTTTTTTGCTCAACGTACTTTGAGATCCATCCATTTGTTGTGTGTATTATAAgttgtttccttttcctgctgAGTGGTATTCAATTGTGTGAATATACAATCATTTGATTATCCATTTCTCTATTGAAGGACATCATCTTCCAGTTTtcgactattatgaataaagctcctataaacatttgcatgcaAGTTCTTGtctggaaatatattttcaaatcagtgGCTGAAAACCTAAGAGTGTGATTGCTAGGTCATAAGGTAaaactatgtttagttttgtaagaaactgcccagctgtcttccaaagtggctgcaccatttcacaccCCCCCAGCAATGGGTGAGAGTTCCCgtcgctccacatcctcaccagcggtcagtgttgtcagtgttttggactttagccattctaatgggtgtgtaatggtatctcattgttttcatttgcccTCCCCTAATGACAGaagatgttgagcattttttcatatgctcatttgccatctttatacgttttttttttttttttttttggttgtcaGGTGATCCTTTATTGAAGTACTGTCCTCACCAAGTCTTAACTAGCTGGGCATTCCACAGCACCATTGTTGATGTCATCGATGACATCATGAGGGTGGCGACCATCAACGTTGCAGCCCACAGACTGGGCAGTCCCCAGGATCTCTTTAATGGTTCCAGAGAGTTCTCTGGCCAATGACCGGTGCCGCATCTGTTGAGCAATGTTGACAATCTCATCAAAGGTGATGTTTCCACTGTGCtttatgtttttctgcttctttcgGTCTCTTGGTGGTTCCTTGAGTGCTTTGATGAtcagggcagaggcagaaggTACCACCTCAATCTGAGCCTGTCGGTTCTGGATCGTCAGTTTCACAGTGATCCTCAGACCCTTCCAATCACCAGTTGCCTTGGCGATGTCATCGCCCACCTTTTTTGGAGACAGACCCAGGGGGCCAATCTTGGGGGCCAGGGCAGACGTGGCACCGACCTCCCCACCGGTGCACCTCAGGTACACGACTTTGATCTCGTTGGGGTCGAACTTGGGCGGCATGGTGGAGGCGTCTGGTGTCGGATGAACCCGGATTCGGGACGACCGAAGAGAGTTGCACCTTAGCCTCCTCCGAGCCGAGCTGAAAGCCATCTTTATACGTTTTTGATGAAATTTCTATTCACatctttgcccatattttaattagGTTGGTTGTTTTCtgattgagttttaagagttctttgtgtattttggataccagtccttttTCATAtatgcattttgcaaatattttcttgcaatctgtggcttatctttccatttacttaatagtgccttttttttttttttttgaggaagattagccttgagctaactgctgccaatcctcctctttttgctgaggaagactggccctgagctaccatccatgcccatcttcctctactttatatgtgggatgactaccatagcatggcttgccaagcggtgccatgtctgcacacgggatccgaaccggcgaaccccaggccgccgaagcggaacgtgcgcacttaaccactgcaccaccgggctggccctgccccaATAGTGCCTTTtgaggaaaagtttttaattttagtaaagtaCAACATCAGTTTTTCTTTCGCAAATTGTGCTTTTGGGTATATCTAAAAcctcattgccaaacccaaggtaaCCTAGATTTCCtcctatattttgttttaggagttttatagttctgtgttttacatttaggtctatgatgattcattttggaataatttttgtgaaagttgTAAGGTCAgtgtaaagatttttatttttttgcatctgGATGTCTAGTCAtcccggcaccatttgttgaaaagactgtgctTTCTACATTTCGTTGTCGttgctcctttgtcagagatcGGTTGACTATACtttgtgagtctatttctgggctttcccttctgttccattaatctactTGTTTCTTCGTTCGCCGACCCCACtgtcttttgattactatagctttatagtaggTCTTGAACAGTATAAGTTCTCCAACTTTAGTCTTCACTATTGTGTTGGCTGCTCTGAgtcttttgtcttttcatataaatactagaatctgttaatatttacaaaatagcTTGCTGGACTTTGGATTAGGATTACAtagaatctatagatcaagttgggaaagAATTGACGTCTTAATAATGTTGACTGTTCTAGCCCATGAACATggactctccatttatttagatctgtgatttcttttgtagttttcctcatacatcctgtacatattttaatagatttatgcctaagtatttcattttctgtgtgcaATTGTAAATAGTACTGTGCTTTTTACTTCAAATTCTAATTGTTCGCTGGTGGTATATGGGAAAGCAGTCAACATTTATATACCATTAACATTGTATGCTGTGATATTCCTATATTCACAGAAGCTTTTTTGTCCATTCTTTGGGAATTTCTACTTAATAATGCCATCTGTAAacaatacagttttatttcttctttccaaatttgtataggtttcatttccttttcctgttttactGCACTAGATAAGACTTCTAGTAAGATGTTAAATAGGAGTGATAACAAAGGATATCCTTTCCTTGATCCCAATCTTAGGGGTAAAGTCTTCAGTTTCTCACCCCTAAGTATGATGCTACCTGTAGGTTTTtatgtagatgttctttatcaagttgagaaagttctctattccttttttcttttttctttttttgctgaggaagattcactgagctaatatccattgccaatcttcctctttttgcttgaagaaggtttgccatgagctaacatctgtgcccatcttcctctattttgtatgtgggtcaccagcacaaCGTGGCTgccagtgagtggtgtaggtccatgcccagaaactgaacctgggccgccaaagcagagcatgccaaacttaaccactaggccaaggggccaACCCTATCCTccattcctagtttactgagagttttccCTCATAGAATGGATGGTAGTTTTTGTTGTGTGCTTTTCTGCATCACATATGATGGTATGAGCTTTCGTCTTTGGCGTGTTGATGTCGTAGGTCACATCGATTGATGTTTTTTTATTGAAGAGGCCAGTCAAACTGGCATACCCAGAATAAAGCCCCCTTGGTAATGGTGAACAGTTCTTTTTGCATTCTTAGGTTCAACTTGCCAGTATTTAGTTGcgtctgtgttcatgagagagaCTGTTCTGTGCTCTCTTTCTTGTACTGGCTTTTGTCTGGTTTCAGGTAATGCTGGCCACATAGGATGATGCTGGcaactgttctctctgcttctgttttctggaggggattatagagaattggtataatttcttccttaaatggtTGCTCAAATTCAGTAGTGAAAACA
It encodes the following:
- the LOC124238264 gene encoding 60S ribosomal protein L12-like; its protein translation is MPPKFDPNEIKVVYLRCTGGEVGATSALAPKIGPLGLSPKKVGDDIAKATGDWKGLRITVKLTIQNRQAQIEVVPSASALIIKALKEPPRDRKKQKNIKHSGNITFDEIVNIAQQMRHRSLARELSGTIKEILGTAQSVGCNVDGRHPHDVIDDINNGAVECPAS